From the Actinomycetes bacterium genome, one window contains:
- a CDS encoding site-2 protease family protein has product MRSHLTLGRLFGVPIGVNGWVFVIAIVLAWSLASVSLPSIAPAHPDSAYWFAGIVGVVAFLGSLVLHELGHSWVAQRNDVEVAEITLWLFGGVAKLEGDADNPGAEFRIALAGPAMSALTALVAGVLAWGVRQVDGSEVMFGLLVWLSGINAVLAVSNLLPAFPLDGGRILRAVLWRRMQRKIRATRVAALWGQILAGAMGAVGLWLTIRVSVWSGLWILALSLFLFVAARSEWAASAPAPTLLEMPVSRVRRPLPVPLGPTATVADAEAALARDSQAPLVPLTDRRATVSAMVTRDAIGRIPPAQRSAVPATSVAESLVTLPRVSPGESVSTVLGRLGDGRQWWALVVDGDGSMGALLSSDVDVLLEAARG; this is encoded by the coding sequence ATGCGATCGCACCTCACCCTCGGCCGTCTTTTCGGCGTGCCCATCGGAGTCAATGGGTGGGTGTTCGTGATCGCCATCGTGCTCGCCTGGTCACTCGCCAGTGTGTCGCTGCCGTCGATCGCGCCCGCACATCCCGACTCCGCGTACTGGTTTGCCGGCATCGTCGGCGTCGTGGCCTTCCTCGGGTCGCTGGTGTTGCACGAGCTCGGCCACAGCTGGGTGGCACAACGAAACGATGTAGAGGTCGCCGAGATAACCCTCTGGCTGTTCGGTGGCGTGGCGAAGCTGGAAGGCGACGCCGACAACCCCGGTGCCGAGTTCCGCATCGCTCTCGCAGGCCCGGCCATGAGTGCCCTCACGGCGCTGGTGGCCGGCGTGCTCGCGTGGGGAGTCCGCCAGGTCGATGGTTCCGAAGTGATGTTCGGCCTGCTGGTCTGGCTGTCGGGAATCAACGCCGTGCTCGCGGTGTCGAACCTGCTGCCGGCTTTCCCGCTCGACGGTGGGCGGATTCTGCGGGCGGTCCTGTGGAGGCGAATGCAGCGAAAGATCCGCGCCACGCGCGTCGCTGCCCTGTGGGGACAGATCCTCGCCGGGGCAATGGGTGCAGTCGGGTTGTGGCTCACGATCCGCGTGTCGGTGTGGTCGGGGCTGTGGATCCTCGCGCTGTCGTTGTTCCTGTTCGTGGCTGCCCGCTCGGAGTGGGCCGCATCGGCGCCGGCGCCGACGCTGCTCGAGATGCCCGTTTCGCGCGTCCGTAGGCCGTTGCCGGTGCCGCTCGGGCCGACCGCGACCGTTGCGGATGCCGAGGCCGCGCTGGCACGCGACTCCCAGGCTCCGCTCGTGCCGCTGACGGACCGCCGGGCCACGGTCAGTGCGATGGTCACCCGTGACGCCATCGGGCGGATCCCGCCGGCACAGCGCTCAGCGGTGCCTGCCACGTCGGTGGCCGAGTCGCTCGTCACACTTCCCAGGGTCTCGCCGGGGGAGTCGGTGTCGACGGTCCTCGGTCGCCTCGGCGACGGCCGCCAGTGGTGGGCATTGGTGGTCGACGGCGACGGGTCCATGGGTGCGCTGCTGTCGAGCGACGTCGACGTGCTTCTCGAGGCAGCAAGGGGTTGA